The following is a genomic window from Candidatus Rubidus massiliensis.
TCTACGGGTTTTGTACAGCCAAGAAAATGTATGCTGCATTGAGAAAAAGTAGCAACAAAATCGGGGACATTAATGCTCAAGTAGAGGATACCCTTGCAGGAATCAGGGTCGTCAAGTCTTTTACCAATGAAGAAGTCGAAAAGAAAAAATTCTCTCTTGAAAACGACCATTTCGTCGCGAGCAGAAAAAAAGGATATAAAGCAGAGGCTTACTTTTATGATGGCTTGATTGCTTTTACCCAGCTCATGACAATCGCTGTTGTCATATTTGGGGCAGTTAGCATTGTAAAAGGGTCTTTAGATTTGGCTGACTTGCTTACTTTCCTGCTTTATATCGTGATCCTCATTGAACCGATTCAACGACTTGGCAATTTTATCCGTCTCTATCAAGAAGGAGTCACTGGATTCAACCGATTTATGGAAGTTTTGGAGGTTGAACCAGACATTCAAGATCTCCCAAACGCTCATGATTTGACCCATGCCAAAGGGGAAATAGAATTTCAGAACGTCAGCTTTAAATACAAAGAGGACTATGATCACGTTTTGAAAAATATCTCTTTGAAAATACACGTTGGAGAATATGTCGCTTTGGTGGGACCCTCAGGTGCGGGGAAAACCACTCTGTGTTCTTTAATCCCTAGGTTCTATGAGGTTAATGACGGAAAAATATTGGTTGATGGTCATGATATTAAAAGCACTAAGGCAAAATCTTTACGAAAAAATATTGGCCTTGTTCAGCAGGATGTCTATCTCTTTGCAGGCACAGTTGTAGAAAATATTCGTTATGGAAAACCAGATGCCACTGAAGAAGAAATCATCATCGCAGCCAAGCAAGCGAATGCTCATGATTTCATTATGACTCTTCCAAATGGATATGCGACAGATATTGGACAGCGCGGAGTTAAATTATCTGGCGGTCAAAAGCAAAGGCTCAGTATTGCTCGTGTCTTCTTAAAAAATCCGCCTATTCTTATTTTTGATGAAGCAACCAGCGCGTTGGATAATGAAAGTGAAAGAGCCGTACAAAACTCGCTTGAGAAACTCATTAAAAATCGCACCACACTGGTTATAGCCCACCGTCTTTCAACTATCAGGAATGCCAAGAGAATTCTCGTATTAACGGACAATGGCATCGAAGAAGAAGGAACGCATGACGAAATCAACGTTTCTTTTTTTATCCCCATCTGACCATTGGAAAATTTACCAATGAGGAAACACTCACGACCGCACTTATTGAAGCCAACTTGAATAAAACTCAATTCGAAACAATAATCTCAAAAATTTTTATAGAGTCAATTGATGAATCTGGATATTCCACTATTGAATTTGTTGTTAGCATTTAATAAACCATTAAAATCTTTGGTAGTTTGAGCTGTGAAACTTAGAGTCTTCATTATTATAATACTAGTTATCTCAATGGCCACGCTTATCGGCTTCATAGTGTTCCGAGGTGGCAAATGGGATAGATATTATAAGAACAAAATGTATCAACCTCCAAGAGAAGTTGTCGTAAATGCCTTAGATTTTTTTCAAACTCACGGAAATGCTCTAGACTTAGGATGTGGTGTAGGCAATGAAACTGCATATTTACTTGATAACGGTTGGGATGTTTGGGCCATTGATTGCGAACCTAAAGCTATTGAAATAATGAAGGGAAGAAGAGATATTAGTGCATCTCATCGACAACTTGTAACGAAAGTTGCTAAATTTGAAGATTTGAATTGGAAAATATTACCGCAATTCGACCTGATTTGTGCCTGCAATTCATTACCATTCTGTGAATCACACCAATTTCCATCCGTATTCGCATCTATTAAAGAAAAAATAAATCCTAACGGAAGATTTGCTGGTCATTTTTTTGGGATGAATTATTCCGGTTTTAGCAGCGCTGAAAAAAACAATATGACGTTTCTGACAAAGGAACAAATCATTAAACTCTTAGATGGTTTTGATATCGAGTATCTTCAAGAGATTGAAGAAGATGGAATAAGCGGTACTGGGCTTAAATGTCATTCACATATCTTCTATGTAATCGCAAGAAAAATGGAGAGTGTATCCAGACAGCCAGATTCGGCATTAGATCAAGTCCGTATAACAGAAGGCAAAAAAATGGATTATGAGAAGTTGAAAATAAAATCGTACAAATATTGGGATCTCTATCTGCATGAAAATCAATGTTATCTCGGCAGAGTCTTTGTTCAGCTTAAGGATGAAAAAGAGGTGGAAGATTTCCTAGATATTCAAGGACAAGTGCGAGAAGAGTTTTTCCAAATTGGTCAAAACGTCAACAAGGCTCTTAAGATCCTATTTAACCCAGATAAGATGAATTATGCGGCTTTGAGTAACACATCTCCTGTCATTCATATGCATATCATCCCTCGTTATAAAGAAACACGAGAATTTAACGGAGTGACCTTTAAAGATACACGTTGGGGGCAAAATTATGCGCCTTATGATCGTTCTTTTGTGGTCGAGGAATCAACATTATTTGAAATTATAGACGCTTTAAAAGGTCAGTTGTGAATTCACGAGTTATAAAGTTTTTTTCTTATTACAAGCCCTACTTAGGACTTCTCAGTGCAGATATGGTGTGCGCAGTGATTGCGTCTGCAACAACGCTAGCCATTCCATTATGCATTCGATACATCACGACAAATTTGCTAGAGGTTGGTTCAGAGGATGCTCTCAATCAGATCTATATGATGGGTAGTGTCATGCTTGCTCTGGTTGCCGTTTATACTGCATGCCATGCGTTTATTGACTATCAAGGGCACATGATGGGTGCTTTAATGGAAAGGGATATGCGCAATGAGCTATTTGAGCATTATCAAAAGCTTTCTTTCAAATTCTATGACGAACATAAGACTGGTCAGCTGATGACCCGCATCTCAAACGATACATTTGATCTTGCTGAACTATACCATCATGGCCCGGAAGACATTGTCATCTCTTTTCTGAATTTCATTGGCGCCTTTGTCATCTTAACCATGATCAATGTTAAATTAGCTCTCCTTGCATTTATCTTTATCCCTATCATGGGAGTGTACGGGTTTTGTACAGCCAAGAAAATGTATGCCGCACTGAGAAAAAGTAGCGACAAAATCGGGGATATCAATGCTCAAGTAGAGGACTCTCTTGCAGGAATCAGGGTCGTCAAGTCTTTTACCAATGAAGAAGTCGAAAAGAAAAAATTCTCCCTTGAAAATGACCATTTCGTTGCGAGCAGAAAAAAAGGATATAAAGCAGAGGCTTACTTTTATGATGGCTTGATCGCTTTTACCCAGCTCATGACAATCGCTGTTGTCATATTTGGGGCAGTTAGCATTGTAAAAGGCTCTTTAGATTTGGCTGACTTGCTTACTTTCCTGCTTTATATCGTGATCCTCATTGAGCCGATTCAACGACTTGGCAATTTTATCCGTCTCTACCAAGAAGGAGTGACTGGCTTCAACCGATTTATGGAAGTTTTGGAGGTTGAACCAGACATTCAAGACTTCCCAAACGCTCATGATTTGGCCCATGCTAAAGGGGAGATAGAATTTCAAAATGTCAGCTTTAAATACAAAGAGGACTATGATCACGTTTTGAAAAATATCTCTTTGAGAGTAGCCGTCGGAGAATATGTCGCTTTGGTGGGACCGTCTGGTGTTGGAAAAACCACCCTTTGTTCTTTAATCCCTAGATTCTATGAGGTCAATGACGGAAAAATATTGGTTGATGGTCATGATATTAAAAGCACTAAGGCAAAATCTTTACGAAAAAATATTGGCCTTGTTCAGCAGGATGTCTATCTCTTTGCAGGCACAGTTGTAGAAAATATTCGTTATGGAAAACCAGATGCCACTGAAGAAGAAATCATCATCGCAGCCAAGCAAGCGAATGCTCATGATTTCATTATGACTCTTCCAAATGGATATGCGACAGATATTGGACAGCGCGGAGTTAAATTATCTGGCGGTCAAAAGCAAAGGCTCAGTATTGCTCGTGTCTTCTTAAAAAATCCGCCTATTCTTATTTTTGATGAAGCAACCAGCGCGTTGGATAATGAAAGTGAAAGAGCCGTACAAAACTCGCTTGAGAAACTCATTAAAAATCGCACCACACTGGTTATAGCCCACCGTCTTTCAACTATCAGGAATGCCAAGAGAATTCTCGTATTAACGGACAATGGCATCGAAGAAGAAGGAACGCATGACGAATTGATTGCCCTAGATGGCACTTATGCTAATTTGTATAACATGCAATTAAGAATCGAAGATACTGGAGAAACGCATGATTCAGGGAATTAGTCATATTACTTTTTTAGTGAATGATTTGGATAAGTCATCTTCTCTATTTCGTTTCGTATTCGATGCCGAAGAAATTTACTCCAGCAATGGCACAAATTTCTCGCTTTCTGATGAGAAATTTTTTCTCCTCGGCGGTATATGGGTAGCTTTGATGAAAGGAGAGCCAACCGCTCGTTCTTATCAGCATATTGCTTTTCAAGTATCAGAGGATGATATTCCAATGTACAGAAGTCGGATTGAACAACTAGGATTAGATATCCTTCCAGGCAGATCAAGGCATAGAGAAGAGGGAAGCTCATTATATTTTTATGATTACGACAATCACCTGTTTGAATTAATTTCTTGATCCCTTGAAGAAAGATTGGCATTTTATCGACAACACACAAATGGAACTCATGATAAAAATACGAAAAGCAAATAGCGAGGATACCAATCAATTAGCAAAACTTTTTTTAGAGGTGCGCCAAGCTACATTTACCTGGGAAAGTCCGGATAAATTCAAGCTCGAGGACTATCAGAAGGCCACAGAAGGGGAAACAATCTTCTTAGCCGAAGACAATCAGAAAATTATTGGATTCATTTCTGTGTGGGAGCACGATTCGCCTGCATTTCTCC
Proteins encoded in this region:
- a CDS encoding tellurite resistance protein TehB, coding for MATLIGFIVFRGGKWDRYYKNKMYQPPREVVVNALDFFQTHGNALDLGCGVGNETAYLLDNGWDVWAIDCEPKAIEIMKGRRDISASHRQLVTKVAKFEDLNWKILPQFDLICACNSLPFCESHQFPSVFASIKEKINPNGRFAGHFFGMNYSGFSSAEKNNMTFLTKEQIIKLLDGFDIEYLQEIEEDGISGTGLKCHSHIFYVIARKMESVSRQPDSALDQVRITEGKKMDYEKLKIKSYKYWDLYLHENQCYLGRVFVQLKDEKEVEDFLDIQGQVREEFFQIGQNVNKALKILFNPDKMNYAALSNTSPVIHMHIIPRYKETREFNGVTFKDTRWGQNYAPYDRSFVVEESTLFEIIDALKGQL
- a CDS encoding Putative multidrug export ATP-binding/permease protein; translation: MNSRVRKFFSYYKPYLGLLSADMMCAVIASAATLAIPLCIRYITTNLLEVGSNDALHQIYMMGGVMLALVAIYTACHAFIDYQGHMMGALMERDMRNELFEHYQKLSFKFYDEHKTGQLMTRISNDTFDLAELYHHGPEDIVISLLNFIGAFVILTMINVKLALLAFLFIPIMGIYGFCTAKKMYAALRKSSNKIGDINAQVEDTLAGIRVVKSFTNEEVEKKKFSLENDHFVASRKKGYKAEAYFYDGLIAFTQLMTIAVVIFGAVSIVKGSLDLADLLTFLLYIVILIEPIQRLGNFIRLYQEGVTGFNRFMEVLEVEPDIQDLPNAHDLTHAKGEIEFQNVSFKYKEDYDHVLKNISLKIHVGEYVALVGPSGAGKTTLCSLIPRFYEVNDGKILVDGHDIKSTKAKSLRKNIGLVQQDVYLFAGTVVENIRYGKPDATEEEIIIAAKQANAHDFIMTLPNGYATDIGQRGVKLSGGQKQRLSIARVFLKNPPILIFDEATSALDNESERAVQNSLEKLIKNRTTLVIAHRLSTIRNAKRILVLTDNGIEEEGTHDEINVSFFIPI
- the fosX gene encoding Fosfomycin resistance protein FosX produces the protein MIQGISHITFLVNDLDKSSSLFRFVFDAEEIYSSNGTNFSLSDEKFFLLGGIWVALMKGEPTARSYQHIAFQVSEDDIPMYRSRIEQLGLDILPGRSRHREEGSSLYFYDYDNHLFELIS
- a CDS encoding Putative multidrug export ATP-binding/permease protein, with the protein product MNSRVIKFFSYYKPYLGLLSADMVCAVIASATTLAIPLCIRYITTNLLEVGSEDALNQIYMMGSVMLALVAVYTACHAFIDYQGHMMGALMERDMRNELFEHYQKLSFKFYDEHKTGQLMTRISNDTFDLAELYHHGPEDIVISFLNFIGAFVILTMINVKLALLAFIFIPIMGVYGFCTAKKMYAALRKSSDKIGDINAQVEDSLAGIRVVKSFTNEEVEKKKFSLENDHFVASRKKGYKAEAYFYDGLIAFTQLMTIAVVIFGAVSIVKGSLDLADLLTFLLYIVILIEPIQRLGNFIRLYQEGVTGFNRFMEVLEVEPDIQDFPNAHDLAHAKGEIEFQNVSFKYKEDYDHVLKNISLRVAVGEYVALVGPSGVGKTTLCSLIPRFYEVNDGKILVDGHDIKSTKAKSLRKNIGLVQQDVYLFAGTVVENIRYGKPDATEEEIIIAAKQANAHDFIMTLPNGYATDIGQRGVKLSGGQKQRLSIARVFLKNPPILIFDEATSALDNESERAVQNSLEKLIKNRTTLVIAHRLSTIRNAKRILVLTDNGIEEEGTHDELIALDGTYANLYNMQLRIEDTGETHDSGN